A single window of Bufo bufo chromosome 10, aBufBuf1.1, whole genome shotgun sequence DNA harbors:
- the LOC120980835 gene encoding hepatocyte nuclear factor 4-beta-like isoform X1 encodes MKLCEGILDMELADYSEPLDSTYTMLEFDSIRVLPPNAEIITIESGSPGPLSSGISALCAICEDRATGKHYGASSCDGCKGFFRRSVRKNHMYACRFSRQCVVDKDKRNQCRYCRLRKCFRAGMRKEAVQNERDRISMRRSSFEDNGALSISVLTQAEAMTQQFSCLSPASVGEISMKKIATIGDVCESMKQQLLLLVEWAKYIPAFCELPLDDQVALLRAHAGAHLLLGVAKRSLPYTDFLLLGNDFIIPMQCPEQEIARVAVRILDELVKPLREILIDDNEYACLKAIIFFDPDCKGLSDSSKVKNMRFQVQVNLEDYINDRQYDSRGRFSDILLLLPPLQSITWQMIEQVQFAKLFGMARVDSLLQEMLLGGSVADGGHHYLHAAPSSLSLELLPAHTQVLPPSESSEVSLPSSTTIGTAIPVLHRTVIAKKEIL; translated from the exons ATGAAGCTTTGTGAGGGAATTCTGGACATGGAACTAGCTGATTACTCCGAGCCCCTGGACTCCACGTACACCATGCTGGAATTCGACAGTATCCGGGTCCTGCCGCCCAATGCAG AGATAATAACCATTGAGTCGGGGAGCCCGGGGCCCCTCAGCAGCGGCATCAGCGCCTTGTGCGCAATCTGTGAAGACCGGGCAACAGGGAAACACTACGGAGCGTCCAGCTGTGATGGCTGCAAGGGGTTTTTCCGAAGAAGTGTCCGCAAGAATCATATGTATGCCTGCAG GTTCAGCAGGCAGTGCGTCGTGGATAAGGATAAGCGGAATCAGTGTCGCTATTGTCGTCTGCGGAAATGTTTCCGAGCGGGAatgagaaaagaag CCGTGCAGAACGAGCGAGACCGGATCAGCATGAGAAGGAGCAGCTTCGAGGACAACGGCGCATTATCCATCAGCGTCCTGACCCAGGCAGAAGCCATGACACAGCAG TTCTCCTGCCTCAGTCCAGCATCCGTGGGGGAAATTTCCATGAAGAAAATCGCTACGATCGGCGATGTGTGCGAGTCCATGAAGCagcagctcctcctactggtcgaGTGGGCGAAGTACATCCCAGCGTTCTGCGAGCTTCCTCTGGACGACCAG GTGGCTTTGCTGCGGGCGCACGCTGGCGCTCATCTCTTGCTGGGTGTCGCCAAGCGCTCCCTCCCTTATACAGATTTCCTGCTTCTGG GGAACGATTTCATCATTCCCATGCAGTGTCCAGAGCAGGAGATCGCCCGCGTGGCGGTGAGGATCCTGGACGAGCTGGTGAAGCCGCTACGGGAAATCCTGATCGATGACAACGAGTACGCCTGCCTGAAGGCCATTATATTTTTTGATCCGG ACTGTAAGGGCCTCAGCGACTCCAGTAAAGTGAAGAACATGCGATTCCAGGTGCAGGTGAACCTAGAAGACTACATCAACGATCGGCAGTACGACTCCAGGGGGCGCTTCAgcgacatcctcctcctcctccccccgctGCAGAGCATCACCTGGCAGATGATCGAGCAGGTGCAATTCGCCAAGTTGTTTGGAATGGCGCGAGTTGACAGCCTGCTGCAGGAAATGTTACTGGGAG GGTCAGTGGCGGATGGCGGCCATCATTATCTGCACGCAGCGCCCTCCAGTCTCAGCCTGGAGCTCCTCCCCGCTCACACCCAGGTGCTGCCCCCCTCAG AATCCTCCGAAGtgtcactcccatcctccaccacCATCGGGACTGCCATACCCGTCCTGCACCGCACCGTCATCGCCAAGAAAGAGATCTTATAG
- the LOC120980835 gene encoding hepatocyte nuclear factor 4-beta-like isoform X2, which produces MKLCEGILDMELADYSEPLDSTYTMLEFDSIRVLPPNAEIITIESGSPGPLSSGISALCAICEDRATGKHYGASSCDGCKGFFRRSVRKNHMYACRFSRQCVVDKDKRNQCRYCRLRKCFRAGMRKEAVQNERDRISMRRSSFEDNGALSISVLTQAEAMTQQFSCLSPASVGEISMKKIATIGDVCESMKQQLLLLVEWAKYIPAFCELPLDDQVALLRAHAGAHLLLGVAKRSLPYTDFLLLGNDFIIPMQCPEQEIARVAVRILDELVKPLREILIDDNEYACLKAIIFFDPDCKGLSDSSKVKNMRFQVQVNLEDYINDRQYDSRGRFSDILLLLPPLQSITWQMIEQVQFAKLFGMARVDSLLQEMLLGESSEVSLPSSTTIGTAIPVLHRTVIAKKEIL; this is translated from the exons ATGAAGCTTTGTGAGGGAATTCTGGACATGGAACTAGCTGATTACTCCGAGCCCCTGGACTCCACGTACACCATGCTGGAATTCGACAGTATCCGGGTCCTGCCGCCCAATGCAG AGATAATAACCATTGAGTCGGGGAGCCCGGGGCCCCTCAGCAGCGGCATCAGCGCCTTGTGCGCAATCTGTGAAGACCGGGCAACAGGGAAACACTACGGAGCGTCCAGCTGTGATGGCTGCAAGGGGTTTTTCCGAAGAAGTGTCCGCAAGAATCATATGTATGCCTGCAG GTTCAGCAGGCAGTGCGTCGTGGATAAGGATAAGCGGAATCAGTGTCGCTATTGTCGTCTGCGGAAATGTTTCCGAGCGGGAatgagaaaagaag CCGTGCAGAACGAGCGAGACCGGATCAGCATGAGAAGGAGCAGCTTCGAGGACAACGGCGCATTATCCATCAGCGTCCTGACCCAGGCAGAAGCCATGACACAGCAG TTCTCCTGCCTCAGTCCAGCATCCGTGGGGGAAATTTCCATGAAGAAAATCGCTACGATCGGCGATGTGTGCGAGTCCATGAAGCagcagctcctcctactggtcgaGTGGGCGAAGTACATCCCAGCGTTCTGCGAGCTTCCTCTGGACGACCAG GTGGCTTTGCTGCGGGCGCACGCTGGCGCTCATCTCTTGCTGGGTGTCGCCAAGCGCTCCCTCCCTTATACAGATTTCCTGCTTCTGG GGAACGATTTCATCATTCCCATGCAGTGTCCAGAGCAGGAGATCGCCCGCGTGGCGGTGAGGATCCTGGACGAGCTGGTGAAGCCGCTACGGGAAATCCTGATCGATGACAACGAGTACGCCTGCCTGAAGGCCATTATATTTTTTGATCCGG ACTGTAAGGGCCTCAGCGACTCCAGTAAAGTGAAGAACATGCGATTCCAGGTGCAGGTGAACCTAGAAGACTACATCAACGATCGGCAGTACGACTCCAGGGGGCGCTTCAgcgacatcctcctcctcctccccccgctGCAGAGCATCACCTGGCAGATGATCGAGCAGGTGCAATTCGCCAAGTTGTTTGGAATGGCGCGAGTTGACAGCCTGCTGCAGGAAATGTTACTGGGAG AATCCTCCGAAGtgtcactcccatcctccaccacCATCGGGACTGCCATACCCGTCCTGCACCGCACCGTCATCGCCAAGAAAGAGATCTTATAG